The Catenuloplanes niger genome includes a window with the following:
- a CDS encoding cytochrome P450 — MVSELAESYDPLGAHLADPYPFYATARRREPVFYSPRLDAWVVTRFRDVDAVLRDSAGFSSANSLRPVRALFPATLAVLAEGFPPKPDHVTSDGPAHHRLRVPYTRHLTAPGRIAALEPRMRERAAALAAALPRRADLVERFAAPLPVGTAAELFGLDAGDVAVARAGSAALFRLGSADVGEAAEAADARTVVAFQRMLAGYVRARRAEPTGDLISDVVAALAPGGAPLTADQEAETVGTIGGTFGAAHITTTDLIGNAVRLLLRHPDRWPPRLPPSHVVEETLRYESPVPTIFRLATRAAVLGGVRIPAGADVLLVFASANRDEERFPDGDRFDPTRTPSRHFGFGAGGHTCAGAGLARVQTRIALAALPGLTADADRPVVIRRSINVRGPLTLPVRTARGRTPGD; from the coding sequence ATGGTCAGCGAACTCGCGGAGAGCTATGACCCGCTCGGCGCGCACCTCGCGGACCCCTATCCGTTCTACGCGACCGCGCGGCGGCGGGAGCCGGTGTTCTACTCGCCACGGCTGGACGCCTGGGTGGTGACGCGGTTCCGGGACGTGGACGCGGTGCTGCGGGACTCGGCCGGGTTCTCGTCGGCGAACAGCCTGCGGCCGGTGCGGGCCCTGTTCCCGGCGACGCTCGCGGTGCTGGCCGAGGGCTTCCCGCCGAAACCCGACCACGTCACCTCGGACGGGCCGGCCCATCACCGGCTGCGCGTGCCGTACACCCGGCATCTGACCGCGCCGGGGCGGATCGCGGCGCTGGAACCGCGGATGCGGGAGCGGGCGGCGGCGCTCGCCGCTGCGCTGCCACGGCGGGCGGACCTGGTGGAGCGGTTCGCCGCGCCGCTGCCGGTGGGCACCGCGGCGGAACTGTTCGGACTGGACGCCGGCGACGTGGCGGTGGCGCGGGCGGGCAGCGCGGCACTGTTCCGGCTGGGCAGCGCGGATGTCGGCGAGGCCGCGGAGGCGGCGGACGCCCGTACCGTGGTGGCCTTCCAGCGGATGCTGGCCGGCTACGTGCGGGCGCGGCGGGCCGAGCCGACCGGCGACCTGATCAGTGACGTGGTCGCGGCGCTCGCACCGGGCGGCGCGCCGCTGACCGCGGACCAGGAGGCGGAGACGGTCGGGACGATCGGCGGCACGTTCGGCGCGGCGCACATCACCACCACCGACCTGATCGGCAACGCGGTCCGGTTGCTGCTGCGGCACCCGGACCGGTGGCCGCCGCGGCTGCCGCCGTCGCACGTGGTCGAGGAGACGCTGCGGTACGAGTCGCCGGTGCCGACGATCTTCCGGCTCGCCACCCGGGCGGCGGTGCTCGGCGGCGTGCGGATCCCGGCGGGCGCGGACGTGCTGCTGGTGTTCGCGTCCGCGAACCGGGACGAGGAGCGCTTCCCGGACGGCGACCGCTTCGACCCGACCCGGACGCCGTCCCGGCACTTCGGGTTCGGGGCCGGCGGGCACACCTGCGCGGGCGCGGGGCTGGCCCGGGTGCAGACCCGGATCGCGCTGGCCGCGCTGCCCGGGCTGACGGCCGACGCGGACCGGCCCGTCGTGATCCGGCGATCGATCAACGTACGCGGCCCGCTCACGCTGCCGGTGCGGACGGCGCGCGGACGTACGCCGGGGGACTGA
- a CDS encoding DUF4232 domain-containing protein, whose translation MRRLAYPVIALLLLSGCGPGGPGQGGDSCGEGVRCAGAEPSWQRTDAPPSPAATCGPEGVRLELAERDAAMGLRALGVWLVNCGTVDYRVDGYPDVAPLGAEREPLDVRVLDGVTEIAGALPRRSDPPRPVVVRPGERASAIVVWRNTYDDTRRPPVVVSHLAVAPAAGRPATVLGPDGGLDLGSTGRLGVSPWLIERAPGEAAPTGTPPAPPSAPHVEPSRPLL comes from the coding sequence ATGCGGCGTCTGGCGTACCCGGTGATCGCTCTGCTTCTGCTCTCCGGGTGTGGGCCCGGTGGGCCCGGGCAGGGCGGGGACTCCTGCGGGGAGGGTGTGCGCTGTGCCGGGGCGGAGCCGTCGTGGCAGCGCACCGACGCGCCACCGTCGCCGGCGGCGACGTGCGGGCCGGAGGGGGTACGGCTGGAGCTCGCCGAGCGGGACGCGGCCATGGGCCTGCGGGCGCTCGGCGTGTGGCTGGTCAACTGCGGCACGGTGGACTACCGGGTGGACGGCTACCCGGACGTGGCGCCGCTCGGCGCGGAACGGGAACCGCTGGACGTGCGGGTCCTGGACGGCGTCACCGAGATCGCCGGTGCGTTGCCGCGACGTAGCGATCCGCCGCGGCCGGTGGTGGTCCGGCCCGGGGAGCGGGCGTCCGCGATCGTGGTGTGGCGCAACACGTACGACGACACGCGCCGGCCACCGGTCGTGGTGTCGCACCTGGCCGTCGCGCCGGCGGCCGGCCGCCCGGCGACCGTGCTCGGCCCGGACGGCGGCCTCGACCTGGGCAGCACCGGGCGGCTCGGGGTCAGCCCGTGGCTGATCGAGCGGGCACCCGGCGAGGCGGCGCCGACCGGGACACCGCCGGCCCCGCCGTCGGCCCCGCACGTCGAGCCGTCCCGTCCGCTGCTGTAG
- a CDS encoding IclR family transcriptional regulator yields MPGPVQSIERAAAMLRLLAHSHGRLGIVEIARSLDLAKSTTHGIIRTLQRVGFVEQDETGKYRLGAALLHLGTSYLDVNELRSRSINWADPLAARSGEAVRIGTVLEGQVLVVHHVFRPDDSLQTLDVGSLLPLHATALGKVLLAYDSTAFASLRTLEAFTRRTLTDRRDLARELVTVRDSGFAAETGELTPGEASLAAPIRGYGGLVVGAIGISGAIDRLCSASLRPDPRLVGYVRDAARAVSRDLGSRGG; encoded by the coding sequence ATGCCGGGCCCGGTGCAGTCGATCGAGCGGGCGGCCGCGATGCTGCGCCTGCTCGCGCACAGTCACGGCCGCCTCGGCATCGTGGAGATAGCCCGGTCGCTGGACCTGGCCAAGAGCACCACCCACGGCATCATCCGCACGCTGCAACGGGTCGGCTTCGTCGAGCAGGACGAGACCGGCAAGTACCGGCTCGGCGCCGCCCTGCTGCACCTCGGCACCTCCTACCTGGACGTCAACGAGCTGCGGTCCCGCTCGATCAACTGGGCGGACCCGCTGGCCGCGCGCAGCGGCGAGGCGGTCCGGATCGGCACGGTCCTGGAGGGCCAGGTGCTGGTCGTGCACCACGTGTTCCGCCCGGACGACTCGCTCCAGACGCTCGATGTGGGGTCGTTGCTGCCGTTGCATGCCACTGCGCTGGGAAAGGTGCTGCTGGCGTACGACTCGACGGCTTTTGCTTCTTTGCGCACCCTGGAGGCCTTCACCCGCCGGACGCTGACCGACCGCCGCGACCTCGCCCGCGAGCTGGTGACGGTCCGTGACTCGGGGTTCGCCGCCGAAACCGGTGAGCTGACCCCGGGCGAGGCCTCGCTGGCCGCACCGATCCGCGGCTACGGCGGGCTGGTCGTGGGCGCGATCGGCATCTCGGGCGCGATCGACCGGCTCTGCTCCGCGTCGCTGCGCCCCGACCCCCGGCTTGTCGGATACGTCCGGGACGCGGCCCGCGCGGTCTCCCGGGACCTGGGCTCCCGTGGGGGATGA
- the glpK gene encoding glycerol kinase GlpK, with product MSERYVVAIDQGTTSTRCIVFDRRGRLHAVAQQEHHQYYPRPGWVEHDAVEIWQHVRRTAAAALTSAGITLDQVAALGITNQRETTVLWDRHTGRPVARAIVWQDTRTDELVNALAATPGAESVPKRSGLPLATYFSAPRIRWLLDHTPGLRERAARGDVLFGTMETWLIWNLTGGLHVTDVTNASRTLLMDLRSLSWDDELLSFFGIPRAMLPEIRPSVGLLGTATEVFTGVPIAAALGDQQAALFGQTCFTPGEAKCTYGTGSFLLLHTGLEPVASTHGLLSTVAYQIDGAPPAYALEGSIAVTGSLVQWFRDQLGLITTAPEIETLARTVTDNGGCYIVPAFSGLYAPHWRSSARGVIVGLTSYITKGHLARAVLEATGWQTREVVDAMNADSGLALSTLKVDGGMTSDNLLMQFVADVLDVPVVRPMVVETVSLGAAYAAGLAVGYWPDLAALRDLWHRAGQWLPDMDPALRTTEYANWQRAVAHTFDWIQPPP from the coding sequence ATGTCCGAGCGGTACGTCGTCGCCATCGACCAGGGCACCACCTCCACCCGCTGCATCGTCTTCGACCGGCGCGGCCGGTTGCACGCGGTCGCCCAGCAGGAGCACCACCAGTACTACCCGCGGCCCGGCTGGGTCGAGCACGACGCCGTGGAGATCTGGCAGCACGTCCGCCGCACGGCCGCGGCCGCGCTCACCTCCGCCGGGATCACGCTGGACCAGGTGGCCGCGCTCGGCATCACCAACCAGCGCGAGACCACCGTGCTCTGGGACCGGCACACCGGCCGCCCGGTCGCGCGCGCGATCGTCTGGCAGGACACCCGCACGGACGAGCTGGTCAACGCGCTCGCCGCGACGCCGGGCGCGGAGAGCGTGCCGAAGCGCAGCGGGCTGCCGCTGGCCACCTACTTCTCCGCGCCGCGGATCCGCTGGCTGCTCGACCACACGCCCGGCCTGCGGGAGCGCGCCGCGCGCGGTGACGTGCTGTTCGGCACGATGGAGACCTGGCTGATCTGGAACCTGACCGGCGGCCTGCACGTCACCGACGTGACGAACGCGTCCCGTACCCTCCTGATGGACCTGCGCTCGCTGTCCTGGGACGACGAACTGCTGTCCTTCTTCGGCATCCCGCGCGCGATGCTGCCGGAGATCCGGCCGTCCGTCGGGCTGCTCGGCACGGCCACCGAGGTCTTCACCGGCGTGCCGATCGCGGCCGCGCTCGGCGACCAGCAGGCCGCGCTGTTCGGCCAGACCTGCTTCACGCCCGGCGAGGCGAAGTGCACCTACGGCACCGGCAGTTTCCTGCTGCTGCACACCGGCCTGGAACCGGTCGCGTCCACGCACGGGCTGCTCAGCACGGTCGCCTACCAGATCGACGGCGCACCGCCGGCGTACGCGCTGGAGGGCTCGATCGCGGTCACCGGCTCGCTGGTCCAGTGGTTCCGCGACCAGCTCGGCCTGATCACCACCGCGCCGGAGATCGAGACGCTGGCCCGGACCGTCACGGACAACGGCGGCTGCTACATCGTGCCCGCGTTCTCCGGCCTCTACGCCCCGCACTGGCGCAGCTCCGCCCGCGGCGTGATCGTGGGCCTGACCAGCTACATCACCAAGGGGCACCTGGCCCGCGCGGTGCTGGAGGCGACCGGCTGGCAGACCCGCGAGGTGGTCGACGCGATGAACGCCGACTCCGGGCTCGCGCTCTCCACGCTCAAGGTGGACGGCGGCATGACGTCGGACAACCTGCTGATGCAGTTCGTCGCGGACGTGCTCGACGTGCCGGTGGTCCGCCCGATGGTCGTGGAGACGGTCTCGCTCGGCGCCGCCTACGCCGCCGGCCTCGCGGTCGGCTACTGGCCGGACCTGGCCGCGCTCCGCGACCTGTGGCACCGGGCCGGCCAGTGGCTGCCCGACATGGACCCGGCGCTGCGCACCACCGAGTACGCCAACTGGCAGCGCGCGGTCGCCCACACCTTCGACTGGATCCAGCCGCCGCCGTGA